Proteins from one Mycobacterium sp. EPa45 genomic window:
- a CDS encoding amino acid ABC transporter permease encodes MSTASVLFDAPGPRARVRNRIVTVVTIAVAALVIWAVVAKLASRGQLTAAKWQPFLTGNLWKTYVLPGIEGTLTAAGLSIVLALVLGFLLGMGRLSHVGIIRWPSAVIVEFFRAVPVLIMMIFAYFLFALYDVFMSTHLALAGVVTGLTLYNGAVIAEIVRAGVKSLPRGQGEAAAALGLRWGQTMRSILLPQAVTSMLPVLVSQLVVVLKDTAIGYQITFVEMVRQGTVVGSSYGNYIPALIVIAVLMISANFALSVAATRLERRLRRSKRASVPLQAQAALEPGD; translated from the coding sequence ATGAGTACGGCTTCGGTTCTCTTCGATGCGCCCGGCCCGCGGGCGCGGGTCCGCAACAGGATCGTCACGGTGGTGACGATTGCCGTTGCCGCACTGGTGATCTGGGCGGTGGTCGCCAAGCTCGCCAGCCGGGGCCAGCTGACCGCGGCCAAGTGGCAGCCGTTCTTGACCGGCAATCTGTGGAAGACCTATGTGCTGCCGGGTATCGAAGGCACACTGACGGCCGCGGGGCTGTCGATCGTACTGGCGTTGGTCCTCGGTTTTCTGCTGGGCATGGGCCGGCTGTCGCATGTCGGCATCATCCGCTGGCCCTCGGCGGTGATCGTGGAGTTCTTCCGCGCGGTGCCGGTGCTGATCATGATGATCTTCGCGTACTTCCTCTTTGCGCTCTACGACGTCTTTATGTCCACGCATCTGGCGCTGGCCGGCGTCGTGACGGGCCTGACGCTCTACAACGGTGCGGTGATCGCCGAGATCGTCCGCGCCGGGGTCAAATCGCTGCCCCGCGGACAGGGCGAGGCCGCGGCCGCGCTCGGCCTGCGGTGGGGCCAGACGATGCGGTCGATCCTGTTGCCGCAGGCCGTCACGTCGATGCTGCCGGTGCTGGTGTCGCAGTTGGTGGTCGTGCTGAAGGACACCGCGATCGGTTACCAGATCACGTTCGTGGAGATGGTTCGTCAGGGCACGGTCGTGGGGTCGAGTTATGGCAATTACATTCCGGCGTTGATCGTGATCGCGGTGTTGATGATCAGTGCGAACTTCGCGTTGTCCGTGGCGGCCACGCGACTCGAACGGCGGCTGCGGCGCTCCAAGCGTGCGAGCGTCCCCCTGCAGGCGCAGGCGGCACTGGAGCCGGGCGACTAG
- a CDS encoding amino acid ABC transporter permease, whose product MEVFSEYRGQIFEAFWTTIQLTVFSAIGALILGTALAAMRLAPVPMLNWLGTTYVNVVRNTPLTLIILFCSFGLAQTLGITLVDSTSATSIEDSNFRLAVLGLTVYTASFVCETVRSGVNTVPLGQAEAARSLGFTFGQNLRLILLPQAFRSVLIPLGSVLIALTKNTTIASAIGVAEAALLMKGMIENTAALVTVGTIFALGFVILTLPLGLLFGWLGKRMAVAR is encoded by the coding sequence GTGGAGGTCTTCAGCGAATATCGCGGCCAGATCTTCGAGGCGTTCTGGACCACGATTCAGCTCACAGTGTTCTCCGCGATCGGGGCGCTGATCCTCGGTACGGCGCTGGCCGCGATGCGGCTGGCGCCGGTGCCGATGCTCAATTGGCTTGGCACCACGTACGTCAACGTGGTGCGCAATACGCCGCTGACGCTGATCATTTTGTTCTGTTCGTTCGGGTTGGCCCAGACGCTGGGCATCACGCTGGTCGATTCGACGTCCGCGACGTCGATCGAGGACAGTAACTTTCGACTCGCGGTGCTGGGGTTGACGGTCTACACCGCGTCGTTCGTGTGCGAGACCGTGCGCTCCGGGGTGAACACCGTGCCGCTGGGTCAGGCCGAAGCGGCCCGATCGCTGGGGTTCACGTTCGGCCAGAACCTGCGACTGATTCTGCTGCCGCAGGCTTTTCGTTCGGTGCTCATTCCGCTCGGCTCGGTGCTGATCGCGTTGACCAAGAACACGACGATCGCCTCGGCCATCGGGGTGGCCGAAGCGGCGTTGCTGATGAAGGGGATGATCGAGAACACTGCGGCGTTGGTGACGGTGGGCACGATCTTCGCGCTGGGATTCGTGATTCTGACGCTGCCACTGGGTCTGCTGTTCGGGTGGCTGGGTAAGCGAATGGCGGTGGCCCGGTGA
- a CDS encoding glutamate ABC transporter substrate-binding protein, with product MPTLPRLSWRLVGAAVLALAVPFTATACGGGGSGDKLVIGTKFDQPGLGLKNPDGTMSGFDVDVAKYVAKELGYPEDKIEWKESPSGQRENLIQNGQVKYIVATYSITDSRKQKVDFAGPYLVTGQSLLVRADNSDITGAESLQNNKKLCSVSGSTPAQRIKDKYPGVQLQQYDTYSACVEALKNGAIDAVTTDEVILAGYAAQTPGAFKIVGQPFSEERYGIGLKKGDKELCTKITDAVKKMEADGSWKAAFDKNLGKAGIAAPAPPALDGC from the coding sequence ATGCCAACACTTCCCCGTCTTTCCTGGCGCCTCGTCGGCGCTGCCGTACTCGCACTTGCAGTGCCGTTCACCGCGACCGCATGCGGCGGTGGCGGCAGCGGCGACAAGCTGGTGATCGGCACGAAGTTCGACCAGCCGGGTCTGGGGTTGAAGAACCCGGACGGAACGATGAGCGGCTTCGACGTTGACGTCGCCAAGTACGTCGCCAAGGAGCTCGGTTATCCCGAGGACAAGATCGAGTGGAAGGAGTCGCCCTCCGGTCAGCGCGAGAATCTGATCCAGAACGGTCAGGTTAAATACATCGTCGCGACCTACTCGATCACCGATTCGCGCAAGCAGAAGGTCGACTTCGCCGGGCCGTATCTGGTGACCGGGCAATCGCTCCTGGTGCGTGCCGACAACTCCGACATCACCGGCGCGGAGTCGCTGCAGAACAACAAGAAGCTGTGCTCGGTCAGCGGGTCCACTCCGGCGCAGCGGATCAAGGACAAGTACCCCGGCGTGCAGCTGCAGCAGTACGACACCTATTCGGCGTGCGTCGAGGCGCTCAAGAACGGCGCGATCGATGCAGTGACCACCGACGAGGTGATCCTGGCCGGTTATGCCGCGCAGACTCCGGGGGCGTTCAAGATCGTCGGCCAGCCCTTCTCCGAGGAGCGCTACGGCATCGGGCTGAAGAAGGGTGACAAGGAGTTGTGCACCAAGATCACCGACGCGGTGAAGAAGATGGAGGCCGACGGCTCCTGGAAGGCCGCATTCGACAAGAACCTCGGTAAGGCCGGCATCGCTGCCCCCGCGCCACCCGCGCTCGACGGCTGCTGA
- a CDS encoding amino acid ABC transporter ATP-binding protein, producing MISIQGVNKHFGDLHVLKDIDLEVDRGQVVVVLGPSGSGKSTLCRTINRLETVDSGTIAIDGEQLPSEGRKLAQLRADVGMVFQSFNLFAHKTILDNVALAPVKVRKVAKDKARENAMTLLERVGVANQADKYPAQLSGGQQQRVAIARSLAMKPKVMLFDEPTSALDPEMINEVLEVMTSLASEGMTMVVVTHEMGFARRAANRVVFMADGAIVEDAPPAEFFDNPRSERAKDFLGKILNH from the coding sequence ATGATCTCGATCCAGGGAGTCAACAAGCATTTCGGCGACCTGCACGTTTTGAAAGACATCGATCTCGAGGTCGACCGCGGCCAGGTGGTCGTGGTGCTCGGTCCGTCGGGTTCAGGCAAGTCGACGCTGTGCCGCACGATCAATCGCCTGGAGACCGTCGACTCCGGCACGATCGCCATCGACGGTGAGCAATTGCCTTCGGAGGGACGCAAACTGGCGCAGTTGCGCGCCGATGTGGGCATGGTCTTCCAGTCGTTCAACCTGTTCGCACACAAGACCATCCTGGACAACGTCGCGCTGGCGCCGGTGAAGGTGCGCAAGGTCGCCAAGGACAAGGCCCGCGAAAACGCGATGACGTTGCTGGAGCGGGTGGGGGTGGCCAACCAGGCCGACAAATACCCGGCCCAGCTGTCGGGCGGTCAGCAGCAGCGGGTTGCCATCGCGCGTTCGCTGGCGATGAAGCCGAAGGTGATGTTGTTCGACGAGCCGACCAGTGCCCTGGACCCCGAGATGATCAACGAGGTGCTGGAGGTCATGACGTCGCTGGCCTCCGAGGGCATGACGATGGTGGTGGTCACCCATGAGATGGGCTTCGCCCGCCGCGCCGCCAACCGGGTGGTGTTCATGGCCGACGGAGCGATCGTCGAGGACGCCCCGCCCGCTGAATTCTTCGACAACCCGCGCTCGGAGCGCGCCAAAGACTTCCTCGGCAAGATCCTCAACCACTAA
- the miaB gene encoding tRNA (N6-isopentenyl adenosine(37)-C2)-methylthiotransferase MiaB: MTSVLTNNNPTGELPGSGEGRTYQVRTYGCQMNVHDSERLAGLLEAAGYHRAPEGTDADVVVFNTCAVRENADNKLYGNISHLAPRKQADPDMQIAVGGCLAQKDREGLLQKAPWVDVVFGTHNIGSLPALLERARHNRQAQVEIAESLREFPSTLPASRESAYAAWVSISVGCNNTCTFCIVPSLRGKEVDRRPDEILAEVQSLVDQGVLEITLLGQNVNAYGVSFADRGTPRDRGAFAALLRDCGRIDGLERIRFTSPHPAEFTDDVIEAMAQTPNVCPALHMPLQSGSDRMLKAMRRSYRADKYLGIIDRVRAVMPHAAITTDIIVGFPGETEDDFAATLDVVRQARFSAAFTFQYSKRPGTPAAELDGQLPKAVVQERYERLIELQERISFEENTAQIGTQVELLVATGEGRKDASTARMSGRARDGRLVHFTPGDAAPRPGDIVTTTVTGAAPHHLIADAPLLSHRRTRAGDAHAAGQRPRTVGLGLPPVGRPQIEETTGCPR, from the coding sequence GTGACATCGGTGCTGACCAACAACAATCCGACGGGGGAACTGCCCGGTTCGGGTGAGGGTCGCACCTACCAGGTCCGTACCTACGGCTGTCAGATGAACGTCCACGATTCCGAGCGGCTCGCCGGGCTGCTCGAGGCCGCCGGATACCACCGCGCGCCCGAGGGCACCGACGCCGACGTGGTGGTGTTCAACACCTGCGCGGTACGGGAAAACGCTGACAACAAGCTGTACGGCAACATCAGCCACCTGGCGCCGCGTAAGCAAGCCGACCCGGACATGCAGATCGCGGTGGGCGGGTGCCTGGCCCAAAAAGATCGAGAGGGCCTGCTGCAGAAAGCGCCCTGGGTCGACGTCGTCTTCGGCACCCACAACATCGGATCGCTGCCCGCGTTGCTCGAGCGGGCCCGGCACAACCGGCAGGCTCAGGTCGAGATTGCCGAGTCGCTGCGCGAGTTCCCCTCAACATTGCCCGCCTCGCGCGAATCAGCTTATGCGGCATGGGTTTCCATCTCAGTGGGCTGCAACAACACCTGCACGTTCTGCATCGTGCCGTCCCTGCGCGGCAAGGAAGTGGACCGCAGGCCCGACGAGATCCTCGCCGAGGTGCAATCGCTGGTGGATCAGGGCGTGCTGGAGATAACGCTGCTGGGGCAGAACGTCAACGCCTACGGTGTCTCGTTCGCCGACCGTGGCACCCCGCGCGATCGCGGAGCATTCGCCGCGTTGCTGCGCGACTGCGGCCGCATCGACGGACTGGAGCGGATCCGGTTCACCTCGCCGCACCCGGCCGAATTCACCGACGACGTCATCGAAGCGATGGCCCAGACCCCGAATGTCTGCCCGGCCCTTCACATGCCGCTGCAATCCGGGTCCGATCGCATGCTGAAGGCGATGCGCCGGTCCTACCGCGCCGACAAGTACCTCGGCATCATCGACCGAGTGCGCGCGGTGATGCCGCATGCGGCGATCACCACCGACATCATCGTCGGTTTCCCCGGCGAGACCGAAGACGACTTCGCCGCCACCCTCGACGTGGTACGCCAAGCCCGGTTCAGCGCCGCGTTCACCTTCCAGTACTCCAAGCGGCCCGGCACCCCGGCCGCCGAGCTCGACGGCCAGTTGCCCAAAGCCGTTGTCCAAGAACGCTATGAGCGGCTCATCGAACTTCAGGAGCGGATCTCCTTCGAGGAGAACACCGCCCAGATCGGCACCCAGGTCGAGCTGTTGGTGGCCACCGGCGAGGGTCGCAAGGACGCCAGCACCGCGCGGATGAGCGGACGTGCCCGCGACGGCCGGCTGGTGCACTTCACGCCCGGCGATGCCGCGCCGCGCCCCGGCGACATCGTGACCACCACCGTCACCGGCGCCGCCCCGCATCACCTGATCGCCGATGCGCCGCTGCTCAGTCACCGCCGCACGCGGGCAGGCGACGCCCACGCCGCCGGCCAGCGGCCCCGGACGGTCGGGCTCGGTTTGCCGCCGGTCGGCAGACCGCAGATCGAGGAGACGACGGGATGCCCGCGATGA
- a CDS encoding DUF349 domain-containing protein, which translates to MTIDEPSTGGPPKPAPRPGPPRPVPKPHAPTSALAAPPSSDPHRFGRVDDDGTVWLITSAGERTIGSWQAGDTEAAYAHFGRRFEDLATEVTLMETRLASGTGDARKIKAAAASLAETLPTASVLGDIDALAARLGAIRDHAEETAAADRARRDEHRAAQTARKEALAVEAEELAANSTQWKVAGDRLRAILDEWRTITGLDRKTDDALWKRYSAARETFNRRRGSHFADLDRERAGAKQTKEQLCVRAEELSGSTDWSATASAFRDLLAQWKAAGRAAKDVDDALWHRFKAAQDTFFAARNAVNAERDTEFQANAAAKEALLAEAEKLDTSNPDAARSALRTITDKWDAIGKVPRERSADLERRLRAVEKKVRDAADSGRTDPQAQARAEQFQARVEQYERQAEKAEAAGRTKDAAEARANAEQWRQWADAAVESLGKKR; encoded by the coding sequence ATGACCATCGACGAACCCAGCACTGGCGGACCCCCGAAACCGGCTCCCCGACCGGGCCCGCCGCGACCCGTCCCCAAGCCGCACGCGCCCACTTCCGCACTGGCGGCGCCGCCGTCCAGCGACCCGCACCGATTCGGCCGCGTCGACGACGACGGCACCGTGTGGCTGATCACGTCGGCCGGTGAACGCACTATCGGCTCGTGGCAGGCCGGCGACACCGAAGCCGCCTACGCCCACTTCGGCCGGCGCTTCGAAGACCTCGCCACCGAAGTCACGCTCATGGAGACCCGCCTGGCCTCCGGCACCGGTGACGCCCGAAAGATCAAGGCTGCCGCCGCCTCGTTGGCCGAAACCCTGCCCACCGCAAGCGTTCTCGGTGATATCGACGCCCTGGCCGCGCGACTGGGCGCGATTCGCGACCATGCCGAGGAGACCGCGGCGGCCGATCGTGCCCGTCGCGACGAACACCGGGCCGCGCAGACCGCGCGCAAGGAGGCGCTGGCCGTCGAAGCTGAGGAACTGGCGGCTAACTCGACGCAGTGGAAAGTTGCCGGAGACCGGTTGCGCGCGATCCTCGACGAGTGGCGGACCATCACCGGCCTGGACCGCAAGACCGACGACGCGTTGTGGAAGCGGTACTCCGCCGCCCGCGAAACCTTCAACCGACGCCGGGGCTCGCATTTCGCCGATCTGGACCGCGAACGTGCCGGCGCCAAGCAGACCAAGGAACAGCTGTGCGTGCGCGCCGAGGAGCTGTCCGGATCCACCGACTGGTCAGCGACGGCCTCGGCGTTCCGCGATCTGCTCGCTCAGTGGAAGGCCGCAGGCCGGGCGGCCAAGGACGTCGACGACGCCCTGTGGCACCGGTTCAAGGCCGCTCAGGACACCTTCTTCGCCGCACGCAATGCGGTCAACGCCGAACGCGACACCGAATTCCAGGCCAACGCCGCCGCCAAGGAGGCATTACTGGCCGAGGCGGAGAAGCTCGATACGTCGAACCCGGACGCGGCACGCTCGGCGTTGCGGACCATCACCGACAAGTGGGATGCGATCGGCAAGGTGCCGCGGGAGCGGTCGGCAGACCTGGAACGCAGGCTGCGCGCGGTGGAGAAGAAGGTGCGTGACGCCGCCGACTCCGGGCGGACCGACCCGCAGGCCCAGGCTCGCGCCGAACAGTTCCAGGCCCGAGTCGAGCAGTACGAGCGGCAGGCGGAGAAGGCCGAAGCCGCGGGCCGCACCAAGGATGCCGCCGAGGCCAGGGCCAATGCCGAGCAGTGGCGGCAGTGGGCCGACGCGGCGGTCGAATCGCTGGGTAAGAAGCGCTAG
- a CDS encoding DMT family transporter: MAKTDIAVLLALCAAFFIAIGDVIQQRSAHEVTDEQVSPIELFKRLLRDKTWWLGSVSGGAGFGFQAAALGFGSVLLVQALLVTSLLFALPMSAYFAHRRVTRTQWLWAVLLAASVAVIVTVGNPTEGHSRAGLGLWIWVAAIMGPALVACVVGAKILTGRPAAAVLLALVSGSLWGLFAVLTKGVVGRIDHGIVAVLMSPELYAWALVAVSATAWQQSSFRAGSMAASLPTMTVAEPIVGSVLGIFVLGETLRPGETGWFMLILAVAVMVCATAALAHGEATSQAEPAAEPVAG; this comes from the coding sequence ATGGCAAAGACGGATATCGCTGTCCTCCTTGCGCTGTGTGCCGCGTTCTTCATCGCGATCGGTGACGTGATCCAGCAGCGGTCCGCGCACGAGGTCACCGACGAGCAGGTGAGCCCGATCGAATTGTTCAAGCGGCTACTCCGCGACAAGACGTGGTGGCTGGGCAGCGTGTCCGGCGGCGCGGGCTTCGGATTCCAGGCCGCGGCCCTCGGATTCGGGTCGGTGCTGCTGGTGCAGGCGCTGCTGGTCACCTCGTTGTTGTTCGCCTTGCCGATGAGCGCCTACTTCGCGCACCGACGTGTCACTCGCACGCAGTGGCTGTGGGCGGTCCTGCTCGCTGCGTCGGTGGCGGTGATCGTCACCGTCGGCAACCCGACCGAAGGGCATTCCCGCGCCGGTCTCGGGCTGTGGATATGGGTGGCCGCGATCATGGGGCCTGCGCTGGTCGCGTGCGTCGTCGGGGCCAAGATCTTGACGGGACGGCCCGCTGCCGCCGTGCTACTGGCGCTGGTGTCCGGTTCACTGTGGGGTTTGTTCGCGGTGCTGACCAAGGGCGTCGTCGGTCGCATCGACCACGGGATCGTGGCGGTGCTGATGAGCCCGGAGCTCTACGCGTGGGCACTGGTCGCTGTCTCTGCGACCGCCTGGCAGCAATCGTCGTTCCGGGCCGGGTCGATGGCGGCGTCGTTGCCGACGATGACAGTCGCCGAACCGATCGTCGGCTCGGTCCTGGGCATCTTCGTCCTCGGCGAGACGCTGCGGCCGGGTGAAACGGGCTGGTTCATGCTGATCCTGGCCGTCGCGGTGATGGTGTGTGCCACCGCGGCGCTGGCGCACGGCGAGGCCACCTCGCAGGCCGAGCCTGCCGCCGAACCGGTGGCGGGCTGA
- the miaA gene encoding tRNA (adenosine(37)-N6)-dimethylallyltransferase MiaA, which translates to MSTRPIAVIGPTGTGKSALALDIAERLGGEVVNADAMQQYRGMDIGTAKLTVDERRGIQHHQLDVLDVTQTATVARYQEAATADVEAVATRGRPAVIVGGSMLYIQSLLDEWAFPATDPVVRARWEQRLAEVGVAALHVELGRRDPAAAASILASDGRRIVRALEVVELTGQPFAASAPRIGAPRWDTVIIGLDWETGVLDDRLARRTDLMFEAGLVDEVRMLLDGGLRQGVTAARALGYAQVLQALDAGGGDEEMAHARELTFIGTRRYVRRQRSWFRRDHRIHWLDGAGADLADQVIARWRDVS; encoded by the coding sequence GTGAGCACCCGACCGATCGCGGTCATCGGGCCGACCGGCACCGGCAAATCGGCGCTGGCCCTCGACATCGCCGAACGTCTCGGCGGTGAGGTGGTCAACGCCGACGCCATGCAGCAGTACCGCGGAATGGACATCGGCACTGCCAAGCTCACCGTCGACGAACGGCGCGGCATTCAGCACCACCAGCTCGACGTGCTCGACGTGACGCAAACCGCGACGGTCGCGCGCTATCAGGAGGCCGCCACCGCCGATGTCGAGGCCGTCGCGACCCGCGGAAGGCCGGCGGTGATCGTCGGCGGTTCGATGCTCTACATCCAGTCGCTGCTCGACGAATGGGCGTTTCCGGCCACCGATCCCGTGGTCCGGGCCCGGTGGGAACAGCGGCTCGCCGAGGTCGGGGTGGCCGCACTGCATGTGGAGCTGGGCCGCCGCGACCCGGCCGCCGCGGCTTCGATCCTGGCCAGCGACGGTCGCCGGATCGTTCGTGCGCTGGAGGTGGTCGAGCTGACCGGCCAGCCGTTCGCGGCGTCGGCACCCCGGATCGGGGCGCCCCGATGGGACACGGTGATAATCGGATTGGACTGGGAGACAGGCGTTCTCGATGACCGACTGGCGCGGCGCACCGACCTCATGTTCGAGGCCGGCCTGGTCGACGAGGTGCGTATGCTGCTCGACGGCGGGCTCCGTCAGGGCGTGACCGCCGCGCGCGCCCTCGGCTACGCCCAAGTGCTCCAAGCCCTGGACGCCGGGGGAGGCGACGAGGAGATGGCGCACGCTCGCGAGCTCACCTTCATCGGCACCCGGCGCTACGTGCGCAGGCAACGGTCGTGGTTCCGTCGCGACCATCGCATCCACTGGCTCGATGGCGCGGGCGCCGACCTCGCCGATCAGGTGATCGCCCGATGGCGGGACGTATCCTGA
- the dapF gene encoding diaminopimelate epimerase has product MIFAKGHGTENDFVLLPDLPAQLDLAPAAVAALCDRRRGLGADGVLRVTTAGAVVDAGVLDRLPEGVAAADWYMDYRNADGSIAQMCGNGVRVFAHYLRASGLEKRDEFVVGTLAGPRPVVVHHADGVAAEVTVDMGKVNLLGSGAATVGGRHFTGIGVDVGNPHLACLDPGLTEQALAALDVAAPVLFDRGQFPDGVNVEVLTIAGDGAVSMRVHERGVGETRSCGTGTVAAAVAALNHLNLSTGTLRVRIPGGEVTVEVSHTSSSLRGPSVLVAHGELADTWWAAQH; this is encoded by the coding sequence GTGATTTTCGCCAAGGGGCACGGCACCGAGAACGACTTCGTGCTGCTGCCCGACCTGCCCGCGCAGCTGGACCTGGCGCCTGCCGCCGTGGCCGCGCTGTGCGACCGCCGCCGGGGACTGGGTGCCGACGGCGTGCTGCGGGTCACCACCGCCGGAGCGGTAGTCGACGCCGGCGTCCTGGACCGACTTCCCGAAGGTGTCGCTGCCGCCGATTGGTACATGGACTACCGCAACGCGGACGGCTCGATCGCGCAGATGTGCGGCAACGGGGTGCGGGTGTTCGCGCACTACCTGAGGGCCAGCGGCCTGGAGAAGCGCGACGAGTTCGTCGTCGGCACGCTGGCCGGGCCGCGGCCGGTTGTCGTGCACCACGCCGACGGCGTGGCGGCCGAGGTCACCGTCGACATGGGCAAGGTGAACCTGCTCGGGAGCGGCGCCGCCACCGTCGGCGGCCGGCACTTCACCGGTATCGGCGTCGACGTGGGCAACCCGCACCTGGCCTGCCTGGATCCCGGACTCACCGAGCAGGCGCTGGCCGCGCTCGACGTCGCCGCGCCGGTCTTGTTCGACCGTGGCCAGTTCCCGGACGGCGTCAACGTCGAGGTGCTGACAATCGCTGGCGATGGGGCGGTCAGCATGCGGGTACACGAACGGGGTGTCGGCGAAACGCGCTCCTGCGGTACCGGGACGGTGGCCGCCGCGGTCGCCGCGCTCAACCACCTCAACCTCTCGACCGGAACGCTGCGGGTCCGCATCCCCGGCGGCGAGGTCACCGTCGAGGTCAGCCACACCTCCAGCTCGCTTCGCGGGCCGTCGGTGCTCGTTGCGCACGGCGAACTCGCCGACACTTGGTGGGCGGCCCAACACTGA
- the hflX gene encoding GTPase HflX yields the protein MTQTPMTKANSPDPSVGELALEDRAALRRVAGLSTELTDVSEVEYRQLRLERVVLVGVWTEGSAADSEASLAELAALAETAGSEVLEGLIQRRDKPDPSTYIGSGKAQELRQIVIATGADTVICDGELSPAQLNALEKVVKVKVIDRTALILDIFAQHATSREGKAQVAYAQMEYMLPRLRGWGESMSRQGGGAGGSGGGVGTRGPGETKIETDRRRIRERMSKLRREIKDMKQIRDTQRSRRLHSDTASIAIVGYTNAGKSSLLNALTGAGVLVQNALFATLEPTTRRGELDDGRPFVLTDTVGFVRHLPTQLVEAFRSTLEEVVDADLLVHVVDGSDSNPLAQIEAVRQVIREVQNDHHAPPAPELLVVNKIDAADDLTLAQLRRALPGAVFVSAHTGEGLPRLRSRLGELIEPREVTVDVTIPYDRGDLVARLHSDGHVDAVEHTDAGTRLKARVPAALAAGLRDFSS from the coding sequence ATGACACAGACGCCTATGACCAAAGCTAATTCTCCCGACCCCAGTGTCGGCGAACTCGCGCTCGAGGACCGCGCCGCCCTGCGGCGCGTCGCCGGGCTGTCCACCGAACTCACCGACGTCTCCGAGGTCGAATACCGTCAGCTGCGGCTGGAACGGGTGGTCCTGGTGGGGGTGTGGACCGAAGGCAGCGCCGCCGACTCCGAGGCGAGCCTGGCCGAGCTGGCCGCACTGGCCGAAACCGCGGGCTCCGAGGTGCTGGAAGGTCTGATCCAGCGCCGGGACAAGCCCGACCCGTCCACCTACATCGGCTCCGGCAAAGCCCAGGAGCTGCGCCAGATCGTGATCGCGACCGGTGCGGACACCGTGATCTGCGACGGCGAGCTCAGCCCTGCCCAGCTCAACGCGCTGGAAAAGGTGGTCAAGGTCAAGGTGATCGACCGGACTGCCCTGATCCTCGACATCTTCGCCCAGCACGCCACCAGCCGGGAAGGCAAGGCGCAGGTGGCGTACGCGCAGATGGAGTACATGCTGCCGCGGCTGCGCGGCTGGGGTGAGTCGATGTCCCGGCAGGGCGGTGGCGCCGGCGGCAGCGGTGGCGGCGTGGGCACGCGCGGTCCGGGTGAGACGAAGATCGAGACCGATCGTCGCCGCATTCGCGAGCGAATGTCCAAGCTGCGCCGCGAGATCAAGGACATGAAGCAGATCCGCGACACGCAACGCAGCCGCCGGCTGCACAGCGACACCGCGTCGATCGCGATCGTCGGCTACACCAATGCCGGCAAGTCCAGCCTTCTCAACGCGCTGACGGGCGCCGGTGTGCTGGTGCAGAACGCGTTGTTCGCCACCCTCGAACCGACCACTCGCCGAGGCGAATTGGACGACGGACGGCCGTTCGTGCTGACCGACACCGTCGGGTTCGTCCGGCACCTGCCCACCCAGCTGGTCGAGGCGTTCCGCTCCACCCTCGAAGAGGTGGTGGACGCCGACCTGCTGGTGCACGTGGTGGACGGCTCCGACAGCAACCCGCTGGCCCAGATCGAGGCGGTGCGTCAGGTCATCCGCGAGGTGCAGAACGACCACCACGCGCCGCCCGCGCCGGAGCTGTTGGTGGTCAACAAGATCGATGCCGCCGACGACCTGACGCTGGCTCAGTTACGCCGCGCGCTGCCCGGTGCGGTCTTCGTCTCGGCGCACACGGGGGAGGGACTGCCGCGGCTGCGCAGCCGGCTGGGCGAGCTCATCGAGCCGCGTGAGGTCACCGTCGACGTGACGATCCCGTACGACCGGGGTGATCTGGTCGCGCGGTTGCACAGCGACGGACATGTCGATGCCGTCGAGCACACCGACGCGGGCACCCGCCTGAAAGCTCGGGTGCCCGCTGCGCTGGCCGCCGGCCTGCGCGACTTCAGCAGCTAG